Proteins encoded together in one Pseudomonadota bacterium window:
- a CDS encoding CreA family protein, with protein sequence MKVGALIGLAMLVVLRAHAEEIGCVSTTFRFVGANDKVCVEAFDDPKIPGVSCHISQARTGGIKGPLGFAEDPSRFAIACRQTGPIVLPEKISDEQQVFSADTSILFKETQVHRMYDRKRNTLVYTAISTKIIEGSPMNSISTVPIVRWSGAGAR encoded by the coding sequence ATGAAAGTAGGCGCCTTAATCGGCTTGGCTATGCTAGTCGTGCTGCGGGCGCATGCTGAAGAAATCGGGTGCGTCTCGACCACCTTCAGGTTCGTCGGCGCCAACGATAAAGTCTGTGTCGAAGCCTTCGATGACCCCAAGATCCCCGGGGTTTCCTGTCATATCAGTCAGGCTAGAACCGGGGGCATCAAAGGACCTCTTGGGTTCGCGGAGGACCCCTCCCGGTTTGCGATCGCGTGCCGTCAAACCGGCCCTATTGTCCTGCCGGAGAAGATATCGGACGAACAACAGGTCTTCAGTGCCGATACCTCCATTTTGTTCAAAGAGACGCAGGTCCACCGCATGTACGATCGTAAACGCAACACCCTGGTGTACACCGCCATCAGCACCAAAATCATCGAGGGATCGCCGATGAACTCGATCTCGACGGTGCCTATCGTGCGCTGGAGCGGCGCAGGGGCACGGTAA
- a CDS encoding ChaB family protein translates to MSYKKLSDLPRSLRHEFPRRAQEIYRAAYNRAYEVCMASEDLHDDQAIAETAHKAALLAVEMEYEKDEQGRWRRAPISEHMDKEKIPPPR, encoded by the coding sequence ATGAGCTACAAGAAACTATCCGATCTCCCTAGATCTCTCCGGCACGAGTTTCCTCGACGCGCGCAAGAGATCTACCGGGCTGCCTATAATCGCGCTTACGAGGTTTGCATGGCCTCGGAAGATCTCCACGACGATCAAGCGATAGCAGAGACTGCCCATAAGGCGGCTCTATTAGCGGTCGAGATGGAATATGAGAAGGATGAGCAGGGCCGCTGGCGACGAGCACCGATAAGCGAACACATGGACAAGGAAAAGATCCCCCCACCCAGGTAG
- a CDS encoding OmpA family protein has product MALFTDDISAKSVRVLALGMCALCAACAGPNLALQQAQQEYASARQDPEVAKNASVALHEAKQALDQAGQAGEEEEIEHHAYIARKRVGIARAEAERKIAEARAEQLLKERGQVVLDARTRQVEEATARALALQEELAALQAKQTERGLVLTLGDVLFEYDRASLKPGAQQNLYRLVTFLNEHPDQNVLIEGHTDSKGSDSYNLDLSQRRAQAVQDFLLRNGIGGERIAAHGYGKAYPVASNETVAGRQQNRRVEIVISEHPRQVELIRAE; this is encoded by the coding sequence ATGGCACTTTTTACTGACGATATATCCGCTAAATCGGTGCGAGTCCTGGCCCTGGGGATGTGTGCCTTGTGCGCCGCCTGTGCCGGTCCCAACCTGGCCTTGCAGCAGGCGCAACAAGAGTATGCGTCCGCCCGGCAAGACCCGGAGGTGGCTAAGAACGCCTCGGTGGCGCTGCATGAGGCAAAGCAGGCCCTCGACCAGGCCGGGCAAGCCGGCGAGGAGGAAGAGATCGAGCACCATGCCTATATCGCCCGTAAGCGGGTCGGGATCGCGCGCGCGGAGGCAGAGAGGAAAATCGCGGAGGCTCGCGCCGAGCAACTCCTCAAGGAGCGCGGGCAAGTGGTGCTGGACGCCCGTACCCGGCAGGTGGAAGAAGCGACGGCGCGGGCCCTGGCGTTGCAAGAAGAGCTCGCTGCGCTCCAGGCCAAGCAGACCGAGCGCGGTCTTGTGCTCACACTCGGCGATGTGCTCTTCGAATATGACAGAGCGAGCCTGAAGCCTGGGGCCCAACAGAATCTGTATCGCTTGGTCACGTTCCTCAATGAGCACCCGGATCAGAATGTCCTGATCGAAGGGCACACGGACAGCAAGGGCTCCGATTCCTATAATCTAGACCTCTCGCAACGCCGTGCCCAGGCAGTGCAGGACTTTTTGCTGAGGAATGGGATCGGTGGCGAGCGGATCGCTGCACACGGTTATGGCAAGGCCTATCCGGTCGCCTCGAACGAAACCGTAGCCGGCCGCCAGCAAAATCGGCGCGTGGAGATTGTGATCTCCGAACATCCCCGGCAGGTCGAACTCATCCGAGCGGAATAA
- a CDS encoding DUF4398 domain-containing protein, whose amino-acid sequence MKTTFTERMDLPSICAMLVAIGGCVGAPPTDTVSPAEVAVNRAIEVKAGEYAPLELRLAQESLEGARQAMNDEDYEQAHRLAETALVDAQLAEAKAQSEAARKQAQEIQSTIDTLRQEAEQRVR is encoded by the coding sequence ATGAAGACGACATTTACTGAGCGGATGGATCTACCGTCAATCTGCGCCATGCTGGTCGCCATTGGCGGTTGTGTCGGGGCACCACCCACGGATACCGTTTCACCCGCGGAGGTTGCCGTCAATCGGGCCATCGAGGTAAAGGCCGGGGAGTACGCACCGCTCGAGCTGCGTCTGGCTCAGGAAAGCCTCGAGGGTGCCAGGCAGGCGATGAACGACGAGGACTACGAGCAGGCCCATCGGTTGGCCGAGACGGCACTGGTGGACGCGCAGTTGGCAGAGGCCAAGGCACAATCGGAGGCTGCCCGGAAACAGGCACAAGAGATCCAGTCCACTATCGATACGTTGCGCCAAGAAGCCGAGCAGCGGGTTAGGTGA